The sequence aaattattataatgaattatacataattacatttacaaaattatttttattttatttttgcttgatataattttaattagatttttaattttaattttgtttttcttttactctCTTACAAAACCCACATAAATAACTAAAAGGAAACATCTATAAATATgtaaagtttatatatatataacatatataattttttttcttcatattattagaaaaacataaataaaatatatagattttaaaatttaaatttattttcacaaaaaataatataggtattttctttaaaaaataaaaatatattttcaaatctaaaacttaaaactaaaataaatgcAACAAAAACTAATCAGTTTTTAACTTAAATAAAATCCAAAAGTAGCTGTGGTTcattttaaacaaatatataactcaATATGCCCATACAGTATAAGTAAGTGAACTGATTGTGATTCTAACTTAAAACTAATGAACATGtgaaaattatatgttaaaaattatcATGATTTAGtttgattataaatatttatatacatgcataaaatttaaaaaattacttattGTGTTCACTTATACAACTCCGAACTGACAACCCTTTCCCATTTGTTTACCTAAACAACAtctatcaaaatttaaaataattttacaaatatatattatgaatccaAGACAATAAACCAAATTAAATGCAAATAACAAAGCTAATGTTATTTTAGCCTATTTAGAATCATGAAACATTTATGTTTCAACTGAGATGAATAATGACAATCTTATATACTCAAAAAATAACTGTATCGATCAAATTGTTTATTAGTAAAATcagatgttttaaaaaaaaatctcctatttgttttgcatacatataaattataaacgaTTAAAAAactttaagaataaaataataatcaatattataaattatatattttgtaaatgttaATATTTCTACATGAGTATGGAAGAAGCacctattttataaataaatgaatgatatttaaacttttttaatatcttacttcctttttaaaatagtttgtATATTGAACTCGTTGGGGATAAATTGTAAAACTCTCTACGTgttaaaagtttgaaaaaacaaatgagAAAAAGCACCTGAAACATCAGATATATGGTGCAATTAGATGTCGTTTTTACGAACAATCTATATATCATACATGTAAAAGAGGCGATATATTTATCCCAGACAACATGATGTATACATCGATGGTTTCATATTTAGACCtttgtttaatattatttatataatttataaatagaaGATACATATACatcaacaaaagaagagaaagttTAGAGGCAGCCTTAAatcatgtttttaatttaaatatataatatcattacATTTGGAAGTCCTAAATAGACGGTATTCCAAAAATAAACGCATGACTGCATATAATTTGTTCAAGAGAAGAACTTGTAGTCACTGGCAGACATGATAATGGTTCTGAGGCCACCAATGGGAGCTACGATCGTTAATATTACGCCGACCACTATGCAGAACTGCAATTTTCACATAAACAAACAACAATTTGTAGtcaaatttaacaaaattaaataaaatgacaTATATGGTGGAATATGATGAGTAAAAGGAAATATACCCAGTTAAGAGACCAAGACAATCCATACTTCTTTGGTTTCTTGAGAATCAACCACATTATGCATGGCAGCTAATCataggaaaaataaaaaaagtgtaTCAGAATAATTTTTATGGTTTCTTTGAAATATAAGAATATTCTTAGTTTTGTCAACAGAATTACTTACGTAGTAAGTTGTTGGGGCAAAGGCAAATCCTCCAAAAAAGCCGAGTAATCCTCCAAAAAATGGAATGCATATGCCAACGAACATGGTTAAAGCTGTTCCATCAAGCAGTCAgtgtatttcatattttgttatataagaGTAGTGATTCAATCTGAAAtaagagaaaacttaccaaCATATGAAGTTCGAGTGATGAAACGGAGTTTGAAGGAAGGATCAAACATCATTTGTTTTACCAAAAAGGTTTCAAGCATATCAAAAACCGGCATTGCGAATATCTGATAGCTTCCAATAACATGAATAACCACGAATGAGTTAGCCATGACGATAAGCCAAGTTGGTTTCTCCAGTGACATAAGAATATTGTCGTCCACattatttccaaaaatatagtaGCAAACAAATGCAACAGGAAAATAGCAGATGGCAACCACGATGTAGGCAACAACCACTCCTCTCCACATTGGGATCTTAGATGGTTTCTCGGGAGTTGAAGGAATAGTAGCTTGAATCTCCAACACAACATTATGACCAGCATATGCAAATGCGACATCTCCTAGTGCGTTCATGAAGTTGAACACTTTTCCTGAACTTGTCGTAGCTCTAAACGTGTAGTCTACATCTGGTTGTACCCCTTTCTTCACCGAGGCTCCCCAAGCAATTGTCGAGTAGCTGCATTTATTACATATAAATCCATATTAAGAAATCTCATATTAACTATAAGTTACATACTGAAATAGTATATAGGCAAGCTATGATATTCACTAGTTATCAATTGATTTTGAGTTGAAAGCTACAAGAAAATATGGAAGcctaatagatttttttttttttttgataaatggttaaaaacttataaacaatATAGAGCCATTTTATCATTATCATATGTATGAACTTGGAATTACCTTAAGGACATAACGGCTGCAGCGAGGGAGACACCAGATATGGAGTTAAAATTAGGAAGGTGAGAGAGAACAAAGTGTACGGAAGCAAAGATCATAATCCAAAAGCTAGTTCTTATCTCTTTGCAATCAGTACAAAGAAGGTCATGGATTTTTTTCAATGACTTTCCTCCCGTCACCATGTACACAATGTTCACACCTACTTCAACAATTAGCTGTTGTGGCACCACAATCCATAGTCCAAGCTTCTCTCCAAATGCATGCTGTCCCAGCTCGTGGTACCTGTCGAACCTCTTCCCTGGAACCATCTCGTGCATCTCCACCATTTGCCATATGGTGTAAAACGTTATCAGCCATGACATAATCATGACTGTCACTCCAGGTCCCCtgccatcaaatttataaacgaatcaataactaaaatattagtGGTCAGTCTCAAACTCTTTGTAGTTCATGAGcaaatttgttgttaaagatatgttaacatttaaaaagtgttcgatttaacatttttaatttttatacaggTTCTAACTTGTAtacacattttaaaatattttatgatttttttctttaaatcatGAATTGTTCGATTGCTTTAGATACATATTAACATATTCGACATTACTAATCAGCTTGGAATCGTCATCAAATCAAAAGTAAACATGTATATTGTAAGTGTGTTTGACATTAATAAGATATATAACTAGATATTTCACTTTGAGATCTTTATAAATAATCAGTTTGAGATAGTATGGTATAATACCATCCTAGGTTGGACATGGCATAGGGCAAGCTGAGTACACCAGCACCGACCATGGCTGTTACATTGTGAAACGCGGAATACCACCATTTAGCGTTTCTGGAAGACGTTATTGGCAACCAATCGTCCACTTTCTTCTGCCTTGCAGATGCAGCCTCGTGTGTGGACAATTGATTTTCCCCCATATTATTTCTTCTCTTGGGTACAAAAGACAATGCCTACCAAACATGAATTGAAACCAAGAGAGGGAGAGAAAAAGGTGACACACAAAAGATACTGTCAGGTACAATTATACAACACCGACGTTGTTAGATTTGTACCTTGCAATGATAAAAGCTGGTTTCTCTCGATTCATTTATACAACTTAATTCCACTATTTTGTTCTGTTTTATCTTTTTAGTtagttaaaaatagaaagaatgtGTGGATATACAGGTTGTGTGTTGCCTTTACGATATGTTAGTTCGTTTTCTGTTTGATAAGAAAGTCATGAGCTGGGGGTCATGGGAACGTTCTGGTGTATGTTCTGTAATTACATAACCTACTACTTTGGATTCTTTGTATTTTCCCATATTTTGGTGTGGAGATTTTTTAAAGTCAATGCGTCTTCAAAATGCATGAATTTAGGGGTTGCCATGTAGAGTGTTTTGATATTCTTAACCAAATATCATGAATAAAGTTTGTAGTGTTTAGTTTAGTCAATAACTGACTTCTTTTGTTGCAACTGTTAATTTGAATTACAAACCTAGGACGGTTATAACAGTCACAACatttaagataaataattaatatataatctaGGACGGATATATAACAACTTACAACATATTGACCCCACATTTGTAAACTAAGACCTATTTTGAGAACATTTCATCAACGATATTTTTATTGCGATactattaatgaaatttaatatagtatttatatatctatgttgTTTAGGATAAATATAGTTTCTTTTACATGTATCGTGTATAGATTTTTTTGTGAAAACGacatctgatttttttttttgataaaaaacgTCATCTGTTAACTACAATAAAGGAATAACATTGTACATTTGTACGTAATATCTAGTTcttttagatgagttttagaAATCTCGTATTATCATTTGACAAATAGATGATGACTCATCTTGTTAGCTTCACGTTTGTAGTTATGAAACTGGTTAAAATCATGTAACACAATTCGTCTTAAATGGGTCGAATTGAAAACCAAAACttgataattaaatttaaaaaaaaaaagaatgaaagaaaATAGTCTAAATGTTGTTTCGTTCATCTCCTAGACTTATTTTTGGCGGCTGCACTCTTAGTGGTCGCTTGGTTTGACTTTGAAGTTGCACGAGCTGCTTGTTTATCTTGATTGGTCACTGAACCTTGCGAGCCACGGAATTGTGCTGTTCGCTTGTCCTTTCTCCTGGGTCTGTAACTTGACCTCTCCCTTCTCAGAAGCCATATTTCGGGTCTGGAGGTGGACCCGGGTTTGCCAGATCAAATCCTTTGGGATACTTTGGTTTTCTCTAACTTCTTCCTGAATTGCTAAAGTAGCAGCAACAACactgtaacatcccgagttgttaTATATGGAAATGTTTAACATGATTAATTTGGCTACTTATGTCATCAAaattgacttaccttttccgccACACATTCGTTTAGAACTTCAGAGTTAAGTGTGCTTAGACTGAAGTAGTGAAAGAATGGGTGACCTATCAaaaagtgattcgcgataccgtgcAAAGCACAGGGAAAATTCATATGGTGATTGCAGGGTTCGTAAACATTCGGGCCTTGGAAAATTTACGGACCGACCGTTAAAACGGGATGAGGCCCACGAGCCGAGAGAGCgggtgggtggcccattagcgtGGGCGATCAGAGcattacaagtggtatcagagctggttatcCATCTTGGTTTTGACCTAAGAagcgtcttgagacctgtcaTGGGGCGtaacgaggacgttgcgttctttgagaggagatgaattgtaacatcccgagttgttaCATATGGAAATGCTTAATCggattgatttggctacctatgtcaccaaagttgacttaccttttccgtcaAACATCCGTTTAGAattccagagttaagcgtgtttGGACTGGAGTAGTGAAAGGATGGGTGACATATCGGGCTgtgattcgcgataccgtgcGAGTGAGGCTAAAGCACGGGGAAATGTTATGTGGTGATTGAAGGATTAATAACAATGATTCCGAGCCTTGGAAATTTTATGCTCCGACCGTTGGAACGGGCTGGGGCCCACGGGCTGATAGCGGGCATGGATGgtccattagccgtgggcggtcgGGCGTTACAAGCACATTCCATGGCTTTTGCTCTAGAGGTATTATCTAGGTTTTCTACATCGGCATCCTTCAACCCAGGTAACGGCTTTAGCTGTTCCTGTAAGTTTCTGCTTTTTCTACATTAACACGAGAAGTGTAGCCACAAGACCAACTAGTGCATCTGTgcttttacattttttacaaTCTTCTCGTATAGCCTTGAAGCCTCTTCTTCTTGACCATGTCTGAGTTTGAAGGAAGCATCCTCCAGTATCAATATGCTAAGCTTATTGTTCTCAGTCATCGAATTTGACCACCGGTTAATTGCTGAGGCAAGAACAGCTGCAGCACCATCATTATCCCCAGTTCGCTCTTTGAGGGCGACAATGGTGGCACAGTTGCAATAAAATGATGGATATCGGTTATTCTGGATAGGGACTCTGCTGCTACATGAGGATGACTAGAAGAAGCAACAATTGGAAAAGTTTTCAGCACACTGTCCAAGAAGTTCTTTGGATTTTGCAGCCTTGTTCTCTCTCACCAAAACAACAGCTTGAAGCAATGTAGGAACAACACTCTCAGCTCATGTAACAGGCCCGACAGCACATCACAGAGTTTTCGTGCCTATGTTAAAGATTATCTTAACTGGTCAAGACAAAataagcaaagaagaagaaaaaaagaaaaaagaaaaaaaaagagaagaataaaCTAGATTTACAGTTAAAATACCTGATCCATCTCATTTGCATGGAGGAGCGGATGGACGGAATTAGCATATATAGCTTCCTTTTGTTTCTTTGAAAGATTCGCATAAAGTGTTTGAGAAAAACCAAAGTTTTGTCAGTCCTTTTCTTTTAGTCGATCAGGCTTCTTCAAGCTATCTGAAATATCTTTGGAACCTTTCAAGGCAATAAGAGGTTGTTGACAGCAAACACTAAGTGATGATTCGTCGGCCATATTTCGTTTAATGATGTCTACATAAGAGCTGATGGATTCTTGAGTTTGTCCAAGGACCTTATGAGAAAAACTACATTACTAAAAACTGGAAGACATCCTAACCAGAGAGTAAGGTCTAAATCTTGTCTCCAAAGTCGATCTAATGACGGTAAACAAGCGCTTGTTGGGAAACAATCCACtagtaaatatatgttttttctaaaatttgtgtCATAGAGTACTTAGTGTCGGTCAACACCATTTTGGTGTCGCTCGACACCCACCCACCTTTGGAGTACAGAACGACACTCTACTCGATTATCAGATACGTATTCTTTTCTTAGTTTTCTTGAGTTTTccttatttatattttccaaTTTTGGACTATATAGAATTTAGGACAATTTTGGAGGTAGTTGCtaacattttgttttgttttgagtgTCAGTTGTGTTGTTTAATTGAGTCAGTTGGGACTATTAGCTTTTCTTGGAACTAATCACCTATATGTTACATATCACCATTCTTTGAGTTATTGATTGCAGGTTGTACAATATGAAAAACCCAAAGTTGATTGATCTGCCAATAACATCCATGCTTGTGAAAGTGTATGAAGGATCCAAACTGGCCTCCAACATAATCAACTTAATTTCTTGTCTTGAGGCTTGGTATACACTGGATTGGATTCCTCGTTCAGGTCTGAAAAGGCATGTCTGTGTGAGTAtggttctcttctctcttcacTTCAGCAtctaaaaataagaagaaaaaacttaGATGATTTCTTGAGTAGTAAAGGGGTAGGAAAAATTTTGATGGCCCATTTATTTTACTACACATGGAATGATCAGACAAAACTGAAAGCAAGGGGTAGGGAAACTGAAAGCAAGGGGTAGGGAAATTTCTTTATCCCATTATTCGCCAATACTTTGCAAGagcatgaaaagaaaaaaaaacagagataaaACGGTTCAGAGAAGTgggaaaagagaaaagaaaggaaCCAAAGTAAGAATGTATGTGTGATCATAAATGGGTAAGAGTCCATGTGTCATTTGATTGATACCCCGAGATGAGAGTTCATATAAGGCTTTTAAATGAGGTCAGTGATGATGCGTTTGGATAACTCTTGCGAGCTGTGGGCTGAAATGGCTTGGTTGCTAAGCTTAGTTAGGTATATTACATGAAGTACTTTCTAAGGTTGGTACAATTTGATGTCGCTTGCAATAGGTATGGAGAAAGTGATTGTTCTAAAGGATATATGTGTTCCTTCGTATTAATACCTCTTCCACAATTTTGTTCTCTGTTTTGCTAAGGCAAGCAAAAGATAAGTCTGGTGGAGTTTATGTATCATGGTTTTATGTAGCATTTTGGAAACTTTGAagctttttggagttttgagagAAGTGATGCTGAAAACATCAAGTTGGAGTCGAGAATTTGGTtcggtgtcgatcgacacccatgCTGTATGACCAACCGACGCGAGTTTTATGATATTTCCAGAAATTGCACTTTGGGCTAAAAGTTTTCAGTATTTGAAAGTGCCTTACTGAGTTTTTAccctatattatattttcttaatccaTTGTCTAGGTTACGCTTTACTTATGATTAATTTACTTTAGAGAGCTTTGGATAGAAATATCAAAACTCATTCAGAGATTGATTTggaataaaaatatgtttatatctTTATCTTAATGCAATTTATTTAGACTTTGATTATGCTTTCCTTGAACATACCTGAGTAATCACCTTCTTAGATATGATTTTCTAGGGTTTATGATGAATTGCTAAGTTGATACAATTGCTAAGGTTATCTATAAATATCTTCATCATTGATAGATCTTAATGTTAAGGTTATTGATTGCATGAAATAATCTTGATGAGATAAATAATTATTCACAAAAGGATTTGGTTTAGGAATTTATTGAACATATCAAATCTAGTTCGAATCCCAGCCACTGgggaattaacatttcggcatcgccagggacagaggaccgacacgtggcaacacgtgactagtctggatcacttctgtggggccaggatacctctgtataattcaaaaaaaaaaaaaaacttatcaaaTCTGAACTTAATGTTTGTCTTAGTTTTATGTATTCACAAAGAGATCTGAAATTCTAGGATATAGATGTAGATAGTTTCTGTAGCGAAAACTAATTAACTTTATCATTGTGATTTGAGTTCTAGAATCATTCTTAGCATTCTATTATCTGCAATTCTGACTGGTCTATTTGAATTCTCTGGATGTTGCATTTTTCTCATTTGTCTTACAACTAATCTATTTACTGTTTCCTTTactgtttttattattattgttctAGCTTACTCTGAAACTCAAATCTATTATGTGAACCATTAAATCTATCCCTAAGTGCTACTTCACGCTCTGAAATTGCAGAATAGCTCAAGGGTAATTTGAGCATAATACCCAATTTCCTGTATTAACTGAAAACCCTCAACTTACTCCAGATCCATTTGTTGAATTTCGTTCTCATACTAGCAATACTCTCATAACATTTTCTTTATTCttacaaataaaatatctaGACAAGCGCTATTAATTTGAAAGATTGCTGGGTGGGTACTCGGTAGCCATCGGTGCAATAACTAATTGAAGTTTGTGGTGGAAAATTGTATAACTagttgttaagaaaatatatgaagtatcAAAATTCAACAAATTTTTGGTTAGCATTGAAGTGgacaatttagaaaaaaatatcgggaataaaaatgaaatgattcTCTGGATGCCATTGATTTGAAATAAATTTCTGGGAGGTGAAGTAGTTTATGGTAGTGTCTACTCTAGACAAACGCCATGTATTTGAGACAAATTGCTGAGACTGACCCATGCACTAAATAAATACCACGCGTGAGCATTAAATAAATGAAGTTTGTGGTGACAAATTGTTGTACAACTAATATATATAACGAATCTGGTTTCATCACCATTTCACCAATACAAGCTTAGTGTTTTCTCTACATTTTGTGATCAAACAAGTAATATCAATCAAAAGATGGAAGGCAAATTTGTGATTTTAAGTGTACTCATAATGAGTCTTGTCATGGCGCAAATTCAAGTAGAAGCAGAAAAGATCTGTTGCCGTAACACTAGAGCTAGAAATATATTCGATTCATACAGGGCTCAAGGTATCCCCTTGGACTTTTGTTTTAAGAGTCACTGATTGCGTAAGCTTCCCTCATAATTTTTGCCCACCACAATTTCCAGCAAATCGTCTTGAACACTCTGGTAAACTGAAATTTCTGTAATTTTTTCTGATGATATATATGggcattttatttttttgtgatgCAAATTGCATgtgtgttttgatttttttggctCAAGCTGATGTTGTCAATGAATACTGCAAAGTGGGATGTACATCCTCCTTGTGTGGTCCTTTGACCACTGTCCAGAACTCGGGTAAATAAAACTCCACAAGTTCATTAACATTATTCTTATCACAATTCTATTGCTTAGAATAATAAAGACAAGAGAATAACTCATTGTAATATTATTTCGGTAACTAGGTGCAAGTGAAATTGGAGATGGAGCGGTTGAACAATGTGCCAACGCATGTTCAATTTTATGCACTACTGGCTCTACTAAGCTTGCAGTTGAAACCGCCTAAAGAGCATATCCTCGAAGATATACAAAATCTAAGTTTCAGAGTTGTTGTTCTTGTGTTTACAGAGCTGTGTGCTAGTATTTCAATAAAAGCTCTTTCTGGGTTGTATGTGTATCGTAGAGGGTTGTCGATCCTGCCTTCTACTTCCTATTGAATAATTGTCATGGTTTGAAATTTGGTTAATTTGATCATAAAGATTTTTATAAGaggaaaaagaaattaaaattaaagatttgatattattttttctaaaatgaaGCCGGTTAACCCGTGATCTTTTAAGTAACCTAGTCCGGACTTAATACTTAAACTCAACCAAACTCAAAAAAACATGCTACTAACCAGTATTTGACGACTACTCATTAGCGGTTTGGGGATCCCTTGCGAGGAAACTGTTGGAACTCTGTTTTAATTAAGACTAGGATAAgactgaaaattatttaagaaatatcttatggaaaaataaaatttatattcttgatcgaattaatattttggccaaatttttttaaattttttttgttaattacataatttgtttactaatgagttgatctcattttaaaaaatattctaggtcaaaaaatcacttaccgcataagaacctaacgtttagaCAGAAGAATCTCAgacctactatttggttacaatgaaactatgccaGTTCGGTTTTGTATcatgatttagaaatttaaaagttaattatggttatgagaagtttacgttcacgtacCAATCCtattatcttcaatatttttcctatttttgtgtcatttttttttattttggttattcctcgatataaatattaatttttaagtttattctcatttcgttattttgttttgacctgaaatttaaaaaatgtttaaaattaaaaattattaaagagatacatgcTCCACCTCGGGTGACTAGTTGTTGCATAAAATAGTTGACGCCCTTGAGACACTTTGCCCAATGAGACCAACACATTTATGTAGACTATAGACTTTAAATAGAGTTTTTCGTTCTCTACCATTTTATTTGTTGCGAAATCAAATGAAAGTCGGTTcagttacaaaattttatacagtaaaataacataaatctCTTCATAGATTGAATTTAAAATGTCCATCATCTAACTTCTTTTCAGGTTTCATCGTCCATGGGAGATGAAAGAATTTGTGAACGGTAACGTACTCATTGAATTCATGTCGAGTAGCATTCCCATTGATATTTCAGGCTGTCCTCTCAATCTCTCAGCCCTTACCACATCAAGAAGATTATCTGGAAGCTGCAAAACGCCATTCAAGATCCGCATAACCGCACTCATATCCGGTCTAACCGATTCAGCCTGATACGAACACAACACACCTAGCTTCAAAACAAGCTCAATCTCACCCCTGTTTGTTTCCTGACAGATACTTTCCTCAGCTGCATCAAAAAGTTTCCCTTCCTCCCAAAGCTCTAAGATCCAATCCACAAGAACTTCCTCGTTCTTCGCTTCACGTCTCTCAATCAGCCTTCTACCGCAAACTACTTCAAGCATAACCAACCCAAAGGCATAAACATCAGTGCTGGTAGTTGCTCTTCCTGTTCTTAGAAACTCAGGTGCAATATACCCGAACGTTCCCGCCACTTTAGACGTCTGAGGATCAATTCCCTGATCATACAGCTTCGCCAATCCGAAATCCCCAAGCCTTGCATTCATTTCTTGGTCTATCAAAACATTAGCCGGCTTAATATCTCTATGAATGATGACTTGTACCCATTCTTGATGCAGATACAGTAGAGCAGAAGCAACATCTTTGATGATCTTGAAACGTTGATCCCAAGATAGACGTTCTTGATTCTCATTCTTGTCGCTACGGTATATATACTTGTCTAGGCTTCCATTGGGCATGTAGTCATAAACCAGGAAGAGATCCTCCTTATGTCTACAATATCCCAAAAGCCTGACTAAATTCGGATGTCTGAGACGGCCAATGGTCGAGATCTCGGCTATAAACTCGCTCTTTCCTTGGCTTGAACCATGAGAAGTCCGTTTCACAGCAATCTCTGCATCAGAACCCGGAAGTGTTCCTTTATAAACTTGACCAAAACCTCCACTTCCAAGAATTTGTTTCTCCTTAAAACCCTTTGTGGCATTGAAAAGCTCCTTATATGCAAACCTGTGAGGTCCATACTGAACCTCCCATTCCTCAAGAACCTCTCTGACCTTCTTATGCCTCATATAGAAGAAGAACCCAATCAAAGAGGTTACAAACGCAACGGTCATCGCCAATATTAAGCAGGCCGCCAGGACAATCCTAGTTTTATCAGTCACTTTCTTGGGATATAGAGGAAGGGTGGGGACTACACTAATATCAAACGATGGATAGTCGACTTCAGGACCAGAGACCGAATTCAACATATAGTGGATTGCTCCAACCGAACCGGTTGATGCCGTGAAGCCAAGATACATCTCCTCCAAAATGTAGGGTGAGAGATCTCGTTTTAAAGACAAAAGAGGTTTCAGGGGCGTCTCAGAGAACTCGGCAGGGCTTAAGGTTACATTGAGCTGTTCATCAGGTTGGCTATAAACGATTGAAAGCCGCATAACCTTTCCGCTGACTAAAGAAAGATTGTGAAACTTTCCATCATTATCATCATAGTAACCGGCAGGAGCAGAGATAACAGACCTCAAGCCATTGATGTTGATCCCAACATGGTTGTCATCAAGATCTCCAAACTCTTCATCTTTATGTATATCTAGCTCGATAGCTATTATGTTATTCGAGGTCTTACCATCGGTTGTCTTGT is a genomic window of Brassica napus cultivar Da-Ae chromosome A2, Da-Ae, whole genome shotgun sequence containing:
- the LOC106345351 gene encoding lysine histidine transporter-like 2 — protein: MGENQLSTHEAASARQKKVDDWLPITSSRNAKWWYSAFHNVTAMVGAGVLSLPYAMSNLGWGPGVTVMIMSWLITFYTIWQMVEMHEMVPGKRFDRYHELGQHAFGEKLGLWIVVPQQLIVEVGVNIVYMVTGGKSLKKIHDLLCTDCKEIRTSFWIMIFASVHFVLSHLPNFNSISGVSLAAAVMSLSYSTIAWGASVKKGVQPDVDYTFRATTSSGKVFNFMNALGDVAFAYAGHNVVLEIQATIPSTPEKPSKIPMWRGVVVAYIVVAICYFPVAFVCYYIFGNNVDDNILMSLEKPTWLIVMANSFVVIHVIGSYQIFAMPVFDMLETFLVKQMMFDPSFKLRFITRTSYVALTMFVGICIPFFGGLLGFFGGFAFAPTTYYLPCIMWLILKKPKKYGLSWSLNWFCIVVGVILTIVAPIGGLRTIIMSASDYKFFS
- the LOC106392206 gene encoding thionin-2.1-like isoform X1 translates to MEGKFVILSVLIMSLVMAQIQVEAEKICCRNTRARNIFDSYRAQVGCTSSLCGPLTTVQNSGASEIGDGAVEQCANACSILCTTGSTKLAVETA
- the LOC106392206 gene encoding thionin-like isoform X2 — its product is MEGKFVILSVLIMSLVMAQIQVEAEKICCRNTRARNIFDSYRAQADVVNEYCKVGCTSSLCGPLTTVQNSGASEIGDGAVEQCANACSILCTTGSTKLAVETA
- the LOC111212416 gene encoding L-type lectin-domain containing receptor kinase V.7-like isoform X1; the encoded protein is MSREFKLWKIVLILFFTLSSSTYHSNGKLILEGSATFDSSGFTKLTNTSKHSYGHVFNSNPVLFKNSSFNFHFHFGIVPEHNHSGTHGMTCVLSPTRHLPGVSSDQYLGLFNKTTDGKTSNNIIAIELDIHKDEEFGDLDDNHVGININGLRSVISAPAGYYDDNDGKFHNLSLVSGKVMRLSIVYSQPDEQLNVTLSPAEFSETPLKPLLSLKRDLSPYILEEMYLGFTASTGSVGAIHYMLNSVSGPEVDYPSFDISVVPTLPLYPKKVTDKTRIVLAACLILAMTVAFVTSLIGFFFYMRHKKVREVLEEWEVQYGPHRFAYKELFNATKGFKEKQILGSGGFGQVYKGTLPGSDAEIAVKRTSHGSSQGKSEFIAEISTIGRLRHPNLVRLLGYCRHKEDLFLVYDYMPNGSLDKYIYRSDKNENQERLSWDQRFKIIKDVASALLYLHQEWVQVIIHRDIKPANVLIDQEMNARLGDFGLAKLYDQGIDPQTSKVAGTFGYIAPEFLRTGRATTSTDVYAFGLVMLEVVCGRRLIERREAKNEEVLVDWILELWEEGKLFDAAEESICQETNRGEIELVLKLGVLCSYQAESVRPDMSAVMRILNGVLQLPDNLLDVVRAERLRGQPEISMGMLLDMNSMSTLPFTNSFISHGR
- the LOC111212416 gene encoding putative L-type lectin-domain containing receptor kinase V.8 isoform X2; this encodes MSREFKLWKIVLILFFTLSSSTYHSNGKLILEGSATFDSSGFTKLTNTSKHSYGHVFNSNPVLFKNSSFNFHFHFGIVPEHNHSGTHGMTCVLSPTRHLPGVSSDQYLGLFNKTTDGKTSNNIIAIELDIHKDEEFGDLDDNHVGMVMRLSIVYSQPDEQLNVTLSPAEFSETPLKPLLSLKRDLSPYILEEMYLGFTASTGSVGAIHYMLNSVSGPEVDYPSFDISVVPTLPLYPKKVTDKTRIVLAACLILAMTVAFVTSLIGFFFYMRHKKVREVLEEWEVQYGPHRFAYKELFNATKGFKEKQILGSGGFGQVYKGTLPGSDAEIAVKRTSHGSSQGKSEFIAEISTIGRLRHPNLVRLLGYCRHKEDLFLVYDYMPNGSLDKYIYRSDKNENQERLSWDQRFKIIKDVASALLYLHQEWVQVIIHRDIKPANVLIDQEMNARLGDFGLAKLYDQGIDPQTSKVAGTFGYIAPEFLRTGRATTSTDVYAFGLVMLEVVCGRRLIERREAKNEEVLVDWILELWEEGKLFDAAEESICQETNRGEIELVLKLGVLCSYQAESVRPDMSAVMRILNGVLQLPDNLLDVVRAERLRGQPEISMGMLLDMNSMSTLPFTNSFISHGR
- the LOC111212416 gene encoding putative L-type lectin-domain containing receptor kinase V.6 isoform X3, translating into MSREFKLWKIVLILFFTLSSSTYHSNGKLILEGSATFDSSGFTKLTNTSKHSYGHVFNSNPVLFKNSSFNFHFHFGIVPEHNHSGTHGMTCVLSPTRHLPGVSSDQYLGLFNKTTDGKTSNNIIAIELDIHKDEEFGDLDDNHVGININGLRSVISAPAGYYDDNDGKFHNLSLVSGKVMRLSIVYSQPDEQLNVTLSPAEFSETPLKPLLSLKRDLSPYILEEMYLGFTASTGSVGAIHYMLNSVSGPEVDYPSFDISVVPTLPLYPKKVTDKTRIVLAACLILAMTVAFVTSLIGFFFYMRHKKVREVLEEWEVQYGPHRFAYKELFNATKGFKEKQILGSGGFGQVYKGTLPGSDAEIAVKRTSHGSSQGKSEFIAEISTIGRLRHPNLVRLLGYSTRMRIKNVYLGINVSRSSKMLLLLYCICIKNGYKSSFIEILSRLMF